Sequence from the Piscinibacter sp. HJYY11 genome:
CGGCGCCGCTCGCCTCGCTGGAAATGCGCTGGAAAAGCGCATGCGCCTGGTCGGCCACGCCAGCGGCGAGCAGTGCGTTGGCGCGGCTGCGCAGGTAGAAGGCACCGAGCTTGTCGGCCTCGGGGCGGGGCAGGGTGTCGAGCTGCTGCAGCGCTTCGGTCGGGCGGCCCGCGGCGGTGTAGGCGTTGGCCAGCGACACCAGCACCAGCGGGCGGAACCGCTCGCTCGCGAGCGCCTGGCTGCGCCTGTAGTGGTCGGCAGCGTCGCCGTATCGGCCGCGGCGCGCCGCCACGTCGCCCAGCACCTTGTGCGAGGGGGCGTGGGCCTGCTGCGGGTTCTTGGGCTTGAGCGCGAGCGCACCGTTGGCGAACTTCTCGGCCTCGTCGAGCAGGCCCGCGTAGCTGTAGGCGATGGCGAGGTCGCGCTGGGCCAGCGAGCGCAGGTCTTCGTTGTCTTGCGTGGTGCCCAGGTGCAGCGCCTTCGCTGCGGCGCGGATGCTCTGGCGGAACTCGCCCTGCTCGGCGAGCGCCACCGAGCGGCCGCAGTAGCTGTAGCCGTCGAGCTTGATCACGTCGCGCTCGTAGAGGGCGCGACCTTCGGCGCTGAGCGCCAGGATGCCGTTGGCATCGCGGTGGCGGGCGAGTGCGTCGCGGGCAAGGGTGCTGGCGGGCGCGAGGCCGTCTTGCGCCTGCGCCGCGAGGGCGCCCAGGGCGAGCGCGGCGGCGAGGAAGATGGTGCGATGCAAGGTCCTCACGGACTTTCCCTTCTTGAAGATTGCCGCCGATGCTAGGCACCGGTCATGACGCCTCAAAGTGACGAAGGTGAGGCGCGGTGTCCACGTTCTAGGGGGGTGCGTGGGATCAGGGCACGCTGCGCAGCACCGCGTACAGCTCCTTGGTTCGTACCGGCTTGAAGAGCACCTGGTGGCCGCTGCTGTGCACGCGTTTCACCTCGTCGGGCGAGGTGTCGCCGGTGATGAGCAGCGCCGGCAGCGGCGCACCGTAGACGCTGCGCACGCGCTCGATGGCGTCGATGCCGTCTTCGCCGTCGGCCAGGCGCAGGTCGGAGATCACGATGTCGATCACCCCGGCATGGCGGCGCACTTCGGTGCAGGCCTCCTGGATGGTGGCGGCGGTGAGCACCTTGTAGCCCCAGGTCTGCAGCAGGTCGCTCATGCCCACGCGGATGCTTTCCTCGTCGTCGATGAGCAGCAGCGTGCGGCTCTCGTCGATGGGCGAGGGCACCGTGTCGGCCGCCACCGCGATGTTGTCCATCTCGTCGAAGGGCGTGGCCTTGATGAGGATGCGAAACACCGTGCCCTTGCCGGGCTTGGACGAGACCTCCAGCTGGTGCCCCATCAGCAGCACCAGGCGCTTCACGATCGCCAGGCCCATGCCGAGGCCGCGCGAGCGGTCGCGGCCGGGGTTGTCGACCTGGTAGAACTCGTCGAAGACCTTGGGCAGCTCGTCTTCGGGGATGCCGATGCCGGTGTCCCACACCTCGATGCTGATGGCCTCGGCGCGGGTGCGCGCCACGACCACGATGCCGCCTTCCTGCGTGTAGCGGATGGCGTTGTGGATGAGGTTCGACAGCACGCGCTCCAACAGGTGCGCATCGCTCATCACGATCTTGCCGCCGGCCTTGAAACGCATGCCCAGGCCCAGCTCTTCCGCCTGGCCGGCGCAGTGCATGTGCAGCACGCGGAAAAGGTCGCGGATGGGAAAGGGCTGCAGGTTGGGCTCGATCACGCCGGCGTCGAGCTTGGAGATGTCGAGCATCGAGGTGAAGCTCTGCTCCAGCGCGTCGATCGAGCGGATCATGTTCTTGACCAGCGGCTGCAGCGCGGTGCCCTGCAGGCGCTTCTCGAGCGTGGCGGTGAAGAGGCCCAGCGCGTGCATCGGCTGGCGCAGGTCGTGGCTGGCCGATGCGAGGAAGCGGCTCTTCTCGCGGTTGGCCTGCTCCACGAGCGTGACCTGCTGGCGCAGCGCCCGCACCAGGGCATCGTTGTCGAGCTTGGTCTGCAGCTCCTTCATCAGCAGGCGATGCCGGCCGATGGCCACGTACAGGCACGCCAGCAGGAAGGCGCCGGTCATCGGGGCCAGGGCGAGCGTGGTGGGCGTGCCGAGCCAGGCCATGAAGGCGGTCACGGGCATCAGGAGCGGCACCAGCCAGAGGTAGATCGTCCAGCGATGGGCCGCGACCTTGTGCGAGCCGACTGCGGCCAGCCCGAGCAGCACCAGCACGAGCGGAACGAGCGGCATCCAGCGCACGTCCTGCAGCAGCATGAGCGGCGCCACGCCCCAGCTCAGGCCCGACAGGAAGACCACGACCTCGTAGTGCCGCAGCCAGGTGCCGGGGTGGGCCAGGGCCGAGCGGCCCGCCCGCTTGAACGACCAGAAGAGCCAGCCATGCAGCGCCTGCACGCCGTGCACCAGCGCCGCCCAGAGCCACAGGCCGCGGTGGTGGGGCATCCAGACGGCAAACGAAAGCCAGCAGGCGACGGCCAGGCCGGCCAGCACGGCGACGGTGATGTCGCCATGGCGCAGCAGCTTCATTAGCTGCGAGGCACGGGTGCGCTCGCGGCGGCGCTCAGGCCCTTCGTCGCTCGCGGCTTGGGGAATGCCGGCGGTGCTGGTCGGCGAAAGCGGCGAAAGCTGGAACGGCACCTCGTCGCTTACCTGAACAGGCTGATCAGGTGCGAGCGCGATTTCACGTCGAGCGCCAGCAGGATGGTGGAGACGTAGTTCTTGATGGTGCCGAGCGACAGGCCGGTGGCGGTGCTGATCTCCTGGTTGGAGCAGCCCGACAGCACCAGCTCGAGGATCTCGAGGTGGCGCGGGCCCAGCTCGGCCACGCGGTCATAGCGCGACGAGCTCGGGAAGCGCGGGAAGGGCGCGGTGACACCGCCTTGCGCCGTGGCCAGGAGGCCCATCACCGTGTCGCACATGGCGCGCGGGGCCTGGCCCTTGGTGACGTAGCCCACGGCGCCGAGCGCCCGCACCTGGCCGATCACGAACTCGTCCTGCGTGCCGCTGATCACGGCCACGCGTGCCTGCGGGAAGGTCTCGAGGAACTGCTTGAGGCCTTGCAGGCCCTTGCAGTCGGGCATGTTGAGGTCGAGCAGCACGAGGTCGATGTCGGGCTCGCTGCGGTAGAGCTCGATCGCGTCGTGAAGCGTGCTCGCTTCCAGGAGCTGGAGCTTGGCGTCGTCGAGTGCGCCAAGGCTGGTGACGATGCCGACGCGCACCAGCGCGTGGTCGTCGACGATCAGGAGTTTGGACATCTTGGGCGCGTGCTCATCGGCTGCGTGGTTCCGCGGCGCCACGGAGGCACCGAGTGGAGATGCCATGCTGGACAACAACTGGCTCATGGGTGCCTCCTGACGGTGTGCGGGCATCGAGGCGGCCACGCCTCGCGGATCGGCATTGTTGATTCAAAAGCCGTGCGTCTACATCCCTAAGAGCATGGATGCGGGTACTCCCTGAGGGGGGCGCGCGACAGTCCAAGTCCACCTTGCGCGAATTGCATGTATCGACTTGCCA
This genomic interval carries:
- a CDS encoding ATP-binding protein, which translates into the protein MPFQLSPLSPTSTAGIPQAASDEGPERRRERTRASQLMKLLRHGDITVAVLAGLAVACWLSFAVWMPHHRGLWLWAALVHGVQALHGWLFWSFKRAGRSALAHPGTWLRHYEVVVFLSGLSWGVAPLMLLQDVRWMPLVPLVLVLLGLAAVGSHKVAAHRWTIYLWLVPLLMPVTAFMAWLGTPTTLALAPMTGAFLLACLYVAIGRHRLLMKELQTKLDNDALVRALRQQVTLVEQANREKSRFLASASHDLRQPMHALGLFTATLEKRLQGTALQPLVKNMIRSIDALEQSFTSMLDISKLDAGVIEPNLQPFPIRDLFRVLHMHCAGQAEELGLGMRFKAGGKIVMSDAHLLERVLSNLIHNAIRYTQEGGIVVVARTRAEAISIEVWDTGIGIPEDELPKVFDEFYQVDNPGRDRSRGLGMGLAIVKRLVLLMGHQLEVSSKPGKGTVFRILIKATPFDEMDNIAVAADTVPSPIDESRTLLLIDDEESIRVGMSDLLQTWGYKVLTAATIQEACTEVRRHAGVIDIVISDLRLADGEDGIDAIERVRSVYGAPLPALLITGDTSPDEVKRVHSSGHQVLFKPVRTKELYAVLRSVP
- a CDS encoding response regulator transcription factor; translation: MSKLLIVDDHALVRVGIVTSLGALDDAKLQLLEASTLHDAIELYRSEPDIDLVLLDLNMPDCKGLQGLKQFLETFPQARVAVISGTQDEFVIGQVRALGAVGYVTKGQAPRAMCDTVMGLLATAQGGVTAPFPRFPSSSRYDRVAELGPRHLEILELVLSGCSNQEISTATGLSLGTIKNYVSTILLALDVKSRSHLISLFR